A single Tindallia californiensis DNA region contains:
- a CDS encoding hybrid sensor histidine kinase/response regulator yields the protein MIHNEEFINEFVEEAETHLQMVENGLLAMDEGSRDKENINNVFRSIHSIKGTAGFFGLEKIVELAHIMENILGELRNDKITPTAEMVDLLLNGNDSLKEMVDDVFNSGQYDVDDLISSMTNILKGTNVSDVSLKDEIITSAKTQEPVTKVSKAQLEQVEQAKKHGHYLYKVKIGINRDIGAKEISPVLFFKKIQSVGEIIDSYTDISDIESIDSVMDSDVYFSFVFTTVLEKNLLPIALDIESDSIEELDFGEALNKEIKSNEKLENSKPVNISEMTGDKEDVFVINTEDAIVDDHETDVFLDNNETNEVSELALKKSSAATVVEDSVRVHVSLLNDLLNLASEMVLGRNQLLRNIEEYRKSIVGLDAILQNIDRVTTELQEKIMQTRMQPVGNVFNKMPRVIRDLSKKLGKEVDLNIEGSHVELDKSIIESLSDPLTHLIRNAVDHGLETPDQRKKANKSTVGQVDLKAYHESGYVHIDIIDDGAGIDSEKIKKKAIDKGLINEADLKNMNEQEVLQMLMMPGFSTAEQITDVSGRGVGMDVVKTNIEKLGGTIEIKTMLGEGTTFRMILPLTLAIIPSLIVEVSQFKFALPQVNLQEMVRLKKGDQSKKIEYVHNAQVLRLRGKLLPIVDLGQVLGLVNLKEKEINEGFDGITRILVLKVGSKRFGLVVDSIYDEEEILVKPLPKYFKNCQCYSGVTIMGDGKTAMILDPEGIVNKASLRFMDEQVKASEAEADDQLNELKELQNMLIFKCSGDETFGIDLSLVSRVEEITQNNIDQIGNKEYIQYRGDALRVIRPENYLPVSKKDHSPEKLYVIIPKLVKNPIGIIIEKIHDTMMTSIHLNQEDIKGRGLLGSTILNNKIVLLVNIYELFEMVSPEEYENESLKNRSGEKTILLAEDTPFFARLTKNYLEWAGYKVLLTENGEQALEVLKEKPVDLVLSDIQMPVMDGLDLVRSIRKNAKLAKLPVIALTSMTSDKDKQLGMQAGFDYYEFKLDKASILYTLKNALSKEVK from the coding sequence TTGATTCATAATGAAGAGTTTATAAATGAATTCGTCGAAGAAGCTGAGACACACTTGCAAATGGTAGAAAATGGACTTCTAGCAATGGATGAAGGAAGCAGAGATAAGGAGAACATTAACAACGTTTTCAGGTCAATACATAGTATCAAAGGAACAGCTGGTTTTTTTGGACTAGAAAAAATAGTTGAACTTGCCCACATTATGGAAAACATCTTGGGAGAACTTAGAAATGATAAAATTACGCCAACTGCGGAGATGGTAGATCTACTTTTAAATGGAAATGACTCCTTGAAAGAAATGGTAGATGATGTATTTAACAGTGGCCAATACGATGTGGATGATCTGATAAGTAGTATGACAAACATTCTAAAAGGAACAAATGTTTCTGATGTTTCTTTAAAAGATGAAATAATAACGAGTGCGAAAACCCAAGAACCGGTAACGAAGGTTAGCAAAGCTCAACTAGAGCAAGTAGAACAAGCAAAGAAACATGGTCATTATCTTTATAAAGTTAAGATTGGGATAAATCGTGATATAGGGGCAAAAGAGATTAGTCCAGTCCTTTTCTTTAAAAAAATTCAATCTGTTGGAGAGATTATTGATTCCTATACAGATATAAGCGATATAGAGAGTATTGATTCTGTAATGGACTCAGATGTTTATTTTTCCTTTGTGTTCACCACAGTACTAGAAAAAAACTTGCTGCCTATAGCACTTGATATTGAAAGTGACTCGATAGAAGAATTGGATTTTGGAGAAGCGTTAAATAAGGAGATTAAAAGCAATGAAAAGCTGGAAAATTCTAAGCCCGTAAACATTTCAGAAATGACTGGTGATAAAGAAGATGTTTTTGTAATTAATACAGAGGATGCTATCGTCGATGATCATGAAACTGATGTGTTTTTAGATAATAATGAGACTAATGAAGTATCAGAGTTAGCGTTAAAAAAATCTTCTGCAGCAACCGTTGTGGAAGATAGTGTGAGGGTTCATGTTTCTTTGCTAAATGACCTTCTTAACCTTGCTAGTGAAATGGTTTTGGGGAGAAATCAGCTATTAAGAAATATTGAAGAATATCGTAAAAGTATTGTGGGACTTGACGCCATTCTCCAGAATATTGATAGGGTTACTACTGAGTTGCAAGAAAAAATTATGCAAACAAGAATGCAACCGGTGGGAAATGTGTTTAATAAAATGCCACGAGTTATTAGAGACCTATCAAAAAAGTTAGGGAAAGAAGTAGATCTGAATATTGAAGGATCCCATGTTGAACTCGATAAGTCTATCATTGAATCTTTAAGTGATCCACTAACGCATTTAATACGAAATGCTGTTGATCATGGATTAGAAACGCCTGATCAACGAAAAAAAGCTAACAAATCGACGGTAGGTCAGGTAGATCTAAAAGCTTATCACGAAAGTGGATATGTACATATTGATATCATTGACGATGGAGCGGGGATTGATTCTGAAAAAATTAAGAAAAAAGCAATCGACAAAGGCCTTATCAATGAGGCAGACCTTAAAAATATGAATGAACAAGAAGTTCTTCAAATGCTTATGATGCCTGGTTTTTCAACAGCTGAACAAATAACTGATGTATCTGGCCGTGGAGTTGGAATGGATGTAGTGAAGACTAATATTGAAAAACTTGGCGGAACCATTGAAATTAAAACCATGCTAGGAGAAGGTACTACTTTTAGAATGATATTACCATTGACACTGGCGATTATTCCTTCTCTTATAGTAGAGGTCAGTCAGTTTAAGTTTGCCTTACCACAAGTGAATTTGCAGGAAATGGTTCGGCTTAAGAAAGGTGATCAAAGCAAAAAAATTGAATATGTTCATAATGCTCAAGTGCTTCGATTAAGAGGAAAGCTATTGCCAATTGTAGATCTGGGTCAGGTGCTAGGCCTTGTAAACCTTAAAGAAAAAGAAATAAATGAAGGATTTGATGGTATTACAAGAATTCTTGTGCTTAAAGTTGGGTCAAAGAGATTTGGCCTTGTTGTTGATTCTATTTATGATGAGGAAGAAATATTAGTAAAGCCGTTGCCGAAATATTTCAAAAATTGCCAATGTTATTCAGGAGTTACCATTATGGGAGATGGAAAAACAGCAATGATTTTAGATCCGGAAGGAATAGTGAATAAAGCAAGCTTGAGATTTATGGATGAACAGGTTAAAGCAAGCGAGGCTGAGGCAGATGATCAGTTAAATGAGCTTAAAGAACTTCAAAATATGCTGATATTCAAATGCTCAGGAGATGAGACCTTTGGAATTGATTTATCCCTGGTATCTCGTGTAGAAGAAATCACCCAAAATAATATTGATCAGATAGGAAACAAAGAATATATTCAATATCGTGGAGATGCATTAAGAGTTATCAGGCCAGAAAACTATCTTCCGGTATCAAAAAAAGACCATTCACCAGAAAAGTTATATGTTATTATACCGAAGCTAGTAAAAAATCCTATCGGAATTATTATTGAAAAAATTCATGATACGATGATGACTAGTATACACCTTAATCAAGAAGATATAAAAGGAAGAGGTTTGTTAGGATCAACAATATTAAATAATAAAATAGTACTGCTAGTTAATATTTATGAACTGTTCGAAATGGTATCACCTGAAGAATATGAAAACGAAAGTTTGAAAAACAGATCTGGGGAAAAAACAATCTTACTTGCAGAAGACACTCCTTTTTTTGCGAGGCTTACAAAGAATTACTTAGAATGGGCCGGGTATAAAGTTCTTCTTACGGAAAATGGAGAACAAGCCCTTGAAGTTCTCAAAGAGAAGCCGGTAGATCTTGTATTAAGTGATATTCAGATGCCAGTTATGGATGGCCTTGACCTGGTAAGATCGATCCGTAAAAACGCCAAGTTAGCAAAATTACCGGTTATTGCATTGACTTCTATGACGAGTGATAAAGACAAACAGTTAGGGATGCAGGCGGGGTTTGATTATTATGAGTTCAAATTAGATAAAGCTTCTATTTTATACACGTTGAAAAATGCCTTAAGTAAAGAGGTGAAGTAA
- a CDS encoding STAS domain-containing protein, whose amino-acid sequence MKFIKETEKIIIKFEENITAKTVKDLKEEIQIKLGQEAEYKEAVADLSEVEYIDSTGITLIIGIYKSLESSNKLFSVIGTSEEIKNLFEIIRLDKIFSVK is encoded by the coding sequence ATGAAATTTATAAAAGAAACAGAAAAAATAATCATCAAGTTTGAAGAGAATATTACGGCAAAAACCGTAAAAGATTTAAAAGAAGAGATACAAATTAAATTAGGGCAAGAAGCAGAATATAAGGAGGCTGTTGCAGATTTATCAGAGGTAGAATACATTGACTCGACTGGTATTACTTTAATTATAGGAATCTACAAATCGCTTGAATCATCCAATAAATTATTTTCTGTAATAGGAACAAGCGAAGAAATAAAAAATTTATTTGAAATAATCCGCTTAGATAAGATATTTTCGGTTAAATAG
- a CDS encoding ATP-binding protein codes for MKEFRVEFYSDFCEVDKHSILVTDFVVDHNGNLSSEERFNINFALRELMNNAVEHGNLSDPQKKIICTATSEEECITLIVQDEGDGFDLFQKNFDDTKRDDLENRRRGIWLLEKLGFDVVVEKNKVIAQYKREGKK; via the coding sequence ATGAAAGAATTTCGAGTAGAATTCTATTCTGACTTTTGTGAAGTGGATAAGCACTCTATTCTTGTGACGGATTTTGTGGTTGACCATAATGGTAACTTATCATCAGAAGAGCGTTTTAATATCAATTTTGCTCTACGTGAGTTAATGAATAATGCTGTAGAGCATGGAAATCTTAGTGATCCCCAAAAAAAAATTATTTGTACAGCCACCAGTGAAGAAGAATGCATAACCTTAATAGTTCAAGATGAGGGAGATGGATTTGATCTTTTTCAAAAAAATTTTGATGATACAAAAAGAGATGATTTAGAAAATAGAAGAAGAGGAATTTGGTTACTTGAGAAACTTGGATTTGATGTGGTTGTTGAAAAAAATAAAGTAATTGCACAGTATAAGCGGGAGGGTAAAAAATGA
- a CDS encoding HD domain-containing phosphohydrolase: MLSDEVIKNAKILIVDDLKTNIYIVEKMLRSGGYKNYKSIVDSRNAIATYIEMQPDIVLLDLMMPYMDGFDIMRELQKIEADGFLPVLVLTANDDMANQNKALEMGARDFLGKPFEKTETLNRIRNILETRILYNQVYEKKNNLENQVLQRTKELKESQLEIAIRLAKAGEFRDNETGNHDLRVGLYAECIGNAIGMNTIEKEKLRYTVPLHDIGKIGIPDRILLKPGKLTEDEWKLMKEHTVIGGQILVGGKSDFIKTAEEVALNHHEKWDGSGYPKGLIKEEIPLVGRIAAICDVFDALTSDRPYKKAWSISETIKEIKNQSGKHFDPTLVEAFLRELDKIVKIQKIYR, translated from the coding sequence ATGTTAAGTGATGAGGTAATAAAAAACGCAAAAATTTTGATTGTGGACGATTTGAAAACAAATATATATATTGTAGAGAAAATGCTGAGATCGGGTGGATATAAGAACTACAAATCTATTGTGGATTCTAGAAATGCGATTGCGACTTATATTGAAATGCAGCCAGACATTGTTTTACTGGATTTAATGATGCCCTATATGGACGGTTTTGATATAATGCGAGAGCTACAGAAAATTGAAGCAGATGGCTTTTTGCCTGTATTAGTATTGACGGCTAACGATGACATGGCTAATCAGAACAAGGCACTTGAAATGGGTGCTAGAGACTTTCTTGGGAAACCCTTTGAAAAAACGGAAACACTGAACAGAATTCGCAATATTTTAGAAACACGAATTTTGTATAACCAGGTATATGAAAAGAAGAATAATTTAGAAAATCAAGTTTTGCAAAGAACGAAAGAATTAAAAGAGTCACAGCTAGAAATAGCCATTCGACTTGCAAAAGCAGGCGAATTTCGAGATAACGAAACTGGGAATCACGATTTGAGAGTAGGACTTTACGCGGAATGCATAGGCAATGCGATCGGTATGAATACTATAGAAAAAGAAAAGCTAAGATATACTGTTCCGCTACATGATATCGGGAAAATAGGAATACCTGATAGAATTTTACTAAAACCTGGAAAATTAACGGAAGATGAATGGAAGTTAATGAAAGAACATACGGTGATAGGTGGGCAAATTCTTGTTGGTGGAAAATCGGATTTTATAAAAACGGCTGAAGAAGTGGCTTTGAATCATCATGAAAAATGGGATGGTAGTGGGTATCCAAAGGGGTTAATAAAAGAGGAGATTCCACTTGTTGGAAGAATTGCTGCCATATGTGATGTGTTTGATGCGCTTACTTCGGACAGACCTTACAAAAAAGCGTGGTCAATTTCAGAAACTATTAAGGAAATTAAAAACCAGAGTGGAAAACATTTTGACCCGACGTTAGTAGAAGCTTTTTTAAGAGAGTTGGACAAAATAGTAAAAATACAAAAGATATACAGATAA
- a CDS encoding MATE family efflux transporter, with the protein MIKKTKPLTMQIMILAGPAILEMLMHTLVWTADTAMVGRLTAADIAAVNLGAHMMFATAMIFGALGTGATAMVARHIGAGEEKEASRLASQAISIGILISIFVGSIGMLSADWIFQFLVEDPQVVAIGSMYLRIVLIGVFFLIPQMIGNAIIRGSGNTFVPFLSAVFANVFNIAADYILIFGKFGFPAMGSRGAAIATGTAQILGAMVTFYFLFSQKGKIKLKLKEMHLFEIEKLKKLIRLSLPAGMEVFMNEGSRLVSSFWIAQLGTIAYAAHSLSVAAESVSFMPGYGFAVAAATMVGQHMGAGNLDMALKSTRRSILLAAIFMGCVGVLFFVFPFQIMRLFSNQADAVEVAAACLRIGAFEQIPIAIAMVTSGALKGAGDTKGPFAVSLITNLCIRLPLIFLAVFVFRLPVTYIWWISVTQYVVEATLMTIRFQKGHWKTIKL; encoded by the coding sequence ATGATAAAAAAAACAAAACCACTAACTATGCAAATTATGATTCTTGCAGGACCGGCAATTTTAGAAATGTTAATGCATACTTTAGTATGGACAGCTGATACAGCGATGGTTGGCAGATTGACAGCAGCAGATATTGCAGCTGTCAATCTGGGAGCGCACATGATGTTTGCAACAGCAATGATATTTGGAGCACTTGGGACAGGAGCAACAGCGATGGTTGCTAGACACATAGGTGCTGGTGAAGAAAAAGAAGCATCACGATTAGCGTCACAAGCGATTAGTATTGGCATCCTGATTAGTATTTTTGTTGGCTCTATTGGCATGCTAAGCGCAGATTGGATTTTTCAATTTTTAGTGGAAGATCCGCAGGTGGTAGCAATTGGATCTATGTACCTTCGAATTGTTTTAATAGGAGTGTTTTTTTTGATTCCTCAAATGATTGGTAATGCAATTATTAGAGGGAGTGGAAATACTTTTGTACCTTTTCTTTCAGCTGTTTTTGCTAATGTATTTAATATTGCGGCAGATTATATTTTGATTTTTGGTAAGTTTGGATTTCCAGCCATGGGTTCTCGTGGAGCTGCTATAGCAACAGGGACAGCGCAAATACTGGGAGCAATGGTGACATTCTATTTTCTTTTTAGCCAAAAGGGAAAGATTAAGCTAAAACTAAAAGAAATGCATTTGTTTGAAATAGAAAAACTAAAAAAATTAATTCGTCTTAGCTTACCTGCCGGGATGGAGGTTTTTATGAACGAAGGTAGTCGCTTAGTTTCATCGTTTTGGATTGCTCAGTTAGGAACTATAGCGTATGCGGCACATTCTCTTTCGGTTGCGGCTGAATCTGTCTCTTTTATGCCAGGTTACGGATTTGCTGTTGCAGCTGCAACAATGGTAGGACAACACATGGGCGCGGGAAACCTGGATATGGCATTGAAAAGTACAAGGAGATCTATTTTACTAGCGGCTATCTTTATGGGATGTGTAGGGGTTTTATTTTTTGTATTTCCATTTCAAATAATGCGATTATTTAGTAATCAAGCAGATGCTGTAGAAGTGGCAGCGGCATGCTTGAGGATTGGTGCCTTTGAACAGATACCAATTGCAATAGCGATGGTTACTTCAGGTGCATTAAAAGGTGCTGGAGACACCAAAGGTCCTTTTGCTGTTTCGCTTATTACAAATTTATGCATACGCTTACCATTGATCTTTTTAGCCGTATTTGTTTTTCGACTTCCAGTTACTTATATTTGGTGGATTTCTGTGACACAATATGTGGTAGAGGCAACTTTGATGACCATTAGATTCCAAAAGGGTCATTGGAAAACAATAAAACTTTGA
- the pgmB gene encoding beta-phosphoglucomutase — MIKGLIFDLDGVIVDTAKYHYFAWKKLAEELNFDFDENQNEALKGVSRMQALELLLNFGSIQANQEEKTLWANRKNRYYQQCLSNLSQNDLLPGVLNFLIKAKERKYKIALASSSKNAKTILYHLNLENYFDYIADGNMVQESKPDPEIFLLASDGIQCSPNSCLVFEDALSGIQAAKSAGMLVIGVGKSTVLTTADLVISGFNNFKLNEAEAYFNNDSSVSG; from the coding sequence TTGATTAAAGGTCTTATTTTTGACTTAGATGGTGTTATTGTTGATACAGCCAAATATCACTATTTTGCTTGGAAAAAACTTGCCGAAGAGCTTAACTTTGATTTTGATGAGAATCAAAATGAAGCCTTAAAAGGTGTCAGTCGTATGCAAGCACTCGAATTATTATTAAACTTTGGAAGTATCCAGGCAAATCAAGAAGAAAAAACGTTATGGGCAAATCGCAAAAATAGATATTATCAACAGTGCTTAAGCAATCTTTCTCAAAATGATTTATTGCCCGGAGTACTCAATTTTTTAATTAAAGCAAAAGAAAGAAAATACAAAATAGCCTTGGCTTCTTCTAGTAAAAACGCCAAGACTATTCTATATCATCTTAACCTTGAAAACTATTTTGATTACATTGCCGATGGGAATATGGTTCAAGAGTCAAAACCTGATCCAGAAATATTTCTATTAGCTTCTGACGGTATTCAATGCTCACCAAACAGTTGCCTTGTTTTTGAAGACGCATTATCAGGTATTCAAGCTGCTAAGAGTGCTGGCATGTTAGTAATAGGAGTAGGCAAATCTACTGTGTTAACTACTGCAGATTTGGTTATCTCTGGCTTTAATAATTTCAAGCTCAATGAAGCAGAAGCTTATTTCAATAATGACTCTTCTGTTTCTGGATGA
- a CDS encoding ABC transporter ATP-binding protein yields the protein MAGLKLENVNKIYPNGFHAVHDMNLEITDNEFVVFVGPSGCGKSTALRMIAGLEEISSGELYIGDRLVNNVSPKDRDIAMVFQNYALYPHMTNYENMAFGLKLRNVPKDEIDKSVQYAAEILGLENLLDRKPRELSGGQRQRIALGRAIVRDPQVFLMDEPLSNLDAKLRVQTRAEISKLHQKLKTTFIYVTHDQTEAMTMGTRIVVLKDGYVMQVDTPTNLYDNPKNMFVAGFIGSPQMNFIEGEFVEESGDLYFQYHGGKVMLQNEKAAVIRSLKQSEKKVILGIRPEHLEVVVKASKENDDTENDSNQALVEVTEMLGSETYLFLNIKQNQSIVARVEPSVKVAVNDTVIINPRKDKMHFFHPETEESLLK from the coding sequence ATGGCAGGACTAAAACTTGAAAATGTGAATAAAATATACCCTAATGGCTTTCATGCCGTACATGATATGAATTTGGAGATAACTGACAATGAGTTTGTTGTTTTTGTTGGTCCGTCAGGTTGTGGAAAATCAACAGCTTTACGAATGATTGCTGGATTGGAAGAAATAAGTAGTGGTGAATTATATATTGGAGATCGTTTGGTGAATAATGTGTCTCCGAAAGACAGAGATATTGCCATGGTTTTTCAAAACTATGCTTTGTATCCTCATATGACTAACTATGAGAATATGGCTTTTGGTCTTAAGCTTAGGAATGTACCAAAGGATGAAATTGATAAGAGTGTGCAATATGCGGCTGAAATTCTGGGTTTGGAAAACTTGCTGGATAGAAAACCAAGAGAGTTATCGGGTGGACAACGACAGCGCATTGCGCTTGGAAGAGCAATCGTTAGAGATCCTCAGGTTTTTTTGATGGATGAACCCTTATCCAATTTGGACGCAAAACTTCGAGTGCAGACCAGGGCAGAAATTAGTAAGCTTCACCAAAAGTTAAAAACTACTTTCATTTATGTGACTCATGATCAAACAGAAGCTATGACAATGGGTACGAGGATTGTTGTATTAAAGGATGGGTATGTAATGCAAGTTGATACGCCTACTAATTTGTATGACAATCCTAAAAATATGTTTGTTGCTGGTTTTATTGGATCGCCACAAATGAATTTTATTGAAGGTGAGTTTGTTGAAGAAAGTGGAGATTTGTATTTTCAATACCATGGTGGTAAAGTGATGCTGCAAAATGAAAAAGCAGCGGTTATTAGATCGCTAAAGCAATCGGAAAAGAAAGTTATTCTTGGTATAAGGCCGGAACATTTAGAGGTAGTTGTGAAAGCATCGAAAGAAAACGATGATACTGAGAATGATAGCAATCAGGCTTTAGTGGAAGTGACTGAAATGCTAGGGTCAGAAACATATCTTTTCTTAAACATTAAACAGAACCAATCTATAGTAGCAAGGGTAGAGCCATCTGTAAAAGTTGCAGTGAACGATACAGTTATCATTAATCCTAGAAAAGATAAAATGCACTTTTTTCATCCAGAAACAGAAGAGTCATTATTGAAATAA
- a CDS encoding glycoside hydrolase family 65 protein: MKTSSNEIWDREEIHPWKLIEKKYPKEFNALKETLFSQANGYLGFRGTFEEGYRSSESFSMEGTYLNGFYERTPIHYDENAFGYATHSETMLNVPDGKKVSIDLDGEAFNFESGQIMAYGRELDFRTGLLIRMVTWKSPKGKTLQMKWERLVSFWCPNKAMLKISLTPLDFDGEITIRSKLDGYVKNQESGADPRFGANIKEESLATLDSYYDQEDAMFLQKTIYSDLILLCAMKNRLQTCCHYEATQSATDRSIDFTYKIQARRFMDIELEKELFYAHGPSQKKDEVVQLWKSQQLSQESSQWELLKKEQEEWLQIFWKKNDVIIDGNEKQQQGVRFNLFHLLQSTGCDGKTNVSAKGLTGEGYQGHYFWDTEIYIMPFFLYTSPAKARKLLEYRYYILPKARERARTLYRKKGALYPWRTIAGEECSSYYPAGTAQYHLNADIAYSIKKYWEATGDEDFMHHYGAEILMETARIWMYIGHFSPVKNGKFVINTVTGPDEYTAMVHNNYFTNLMASEHLNFAYCYNQRLKKKAPGVYKKLAEKIELDEKEEYKWKKASENMFFPSKNEEGIVPQDEHFLEKEKWNFHTTPAEHYPLLLHYHPLEIYRHQVCKQADLVLAMFLVHKHFTIEEKTTNTHYYDSITTHDSSLSTSIFSILYAEIGEMNKAETLFLNNIRMDLDNLHDNTHQGIHAAAMGGAWMCIVNGFAGMRTWENKISFFPRIPESWNAFEFQLAFLNNRIKVRVSKKETKYELLEGEGIDILHEGIPFTLTAKKTIKTMKRGG, from the coding sequence ATGAAAACTTCGAGTAATGAAATTTGGGATCGCGAAGAAATACACCCTTGGAAATTAATAGAAAAGAAATACCCTAAAGAATTTAATGCATTAAAAGAAACTTTGTTTTCACAAGCTAATGGTTACTTGGGATTTCGAGGAACTTTTGAAGAGGGTTATAGAAGTTCAGAATCATTTTCTATGGAAGGGACGTATCTCAATGGATTTTATGAAAGAACGCCCATTCATTATGATGAAAATGCCTTTGGCTATGCTACACACTCGGAAACGATGCTAAATGTACCAGATGGAAAAAAGGTAAGCATAGATTTAGATGGAGAAGCTTTCAATTTTGAATCGGGTCAAATAATGGCTTACGGACGGGAGCTAGACTTCCGTACTGGCCTTTTGATTCGCATGGTAACTTGGAAATCACCCAAGGGAAAAACATTACAAATGAAGTGGGAGAGGTTAGTTTCCTTTTGGTGCCCTAACAAAGCGATGTTGAAAATAAGCTTAACTCCATTAGATTTTGATGGTGAAATAACCATTAGATCAAAGTTGGACGGATATGTAAAAAATCAGGAATCGGGAGCAGATCCACGTTTTGGTGCCAATATAAAGGAAGAATCACTTGCAACTCTTGATTCCTATTATGATCAAGAAGATGCAATGTTTTTACAGAAAACCATTTATTCTGACTTGATTCTATTATGCGCAATGAAAAATAGATTACAAACTTGCTGTCATTATGAAGCAACGCAAAGTGCTACTGATAGAAGCATAGACTTTACGTATAAAATTCAGGCAAGAAGGTTTATGGATATTGAGTTGGAAAAAGAATTATTTTACGCTCATGGACCCTCGCAAAAAAAAGATGAAGTGGTCCAATTGTGGAAAAGTCAGCAGTTAAGTCAAGAGAGTAGTCAATGGGAACTTTTGAAGAAAGAGCAGGAAGAGTGGCTGCAAATATTTTGGAAGAAAAATGATGTGATAATAGATGGAAATGAAAAACAACAGCAGGGAGTTCGGTTTAACTTATTTCATTTGCTTCAGTCTACAGGTTGTGATGGGAAAACGAATGTTTCAGCAAAAGGATTAACAGGAGAAGGTTATCAAGGGCATTACTTTTGGGATACAGAAATATACATTATGCCTTTCTTTTTATATACTTCTCCAGCTAAGGCTAGAAAGTTGTTAGAATATCGTTATTATATTTTACCGAAAGCGCGCGAGAGAGCAAGGACTTTATACAGAAAAAAAGGAGCTCTTTATCCTTGGCGAACCATCGCTGGAGAAGAATGTTCATCTTATTATCCGGCGGGTACGGCACAATACCACCTCAATGCAGATATAGCCTATTCTATTAAGAAGTATTGGGAAGCTACGGGTGATGAGGATTTTATGCATCATTATGGTGCAGAAATTCTTATGGAAACAGCTCGAATATGGATGTATATTGGTCATTTTTCTCCTGTGAAAAACGGGAAGTTTGTTATTAATACGGTTACCGGGCCTGATGAATATACGGCAATGGTTCATAATAACTATTTTACTAATCTTATGGCAAGTGAGCATCTAAACTTTGCGTATTGCTATAATCAAAGATTAAAGAAAAAAGCACCTGGCGTATATAAGAAACTAGCAGAAAAAATTGAATTGGACGAAAAAGAAGAGTATAAGTGGAAAAAGGCTAGCGAAAATATGTTTTTTCCATCAAAGAATGAAGAAGGAATAGTCCCTCAAGATGAACATTTTTTGGAAAAGGAAAAATGGAACTTTCACACTACTCCTGCGGAGCATTATCCATTACTACTTCACTATCATCCACTTGAAATATATCGGCATCAAGTATGCAAGCAAGCTGACTTAGTATTGGCAATGTTTTTGGTGCATAAGCACTTTACAATTGAAGAAAAAACTACGAATACTCACTATTATGATTCCATAACCACTCATGATTCATCTTTATCCACAAGTATTTTTAGTATTCTCTATGCTGAAATAGGAGAAATGAATAAAGCGGAAACATTATTCTTAAATAATATTCGCATGGATCTCGACAATCTTCATGATAATACGCATCAAGGTATTCACGCTGCAGCTATGGGCGGGGCATGGATGTGTATTGTAAATGGTTTTGCTGGAATGAGAACTTGGGAAAATAAAATCAGTTTTTTTCCCAGAATACCAGAATCATGGAATGCTTTTGAGTTTCAACTAGCATTCCTGAATAATAGAATTAAAGTAAGGGTATCGAAAAAAGAAACAAAGTATGAATTGTTAGAAGGGGAAGGTATTGATATTCTTCATGAAGGCATACCTTTTACATTGACGGCAAAAAAAACGATTAAAACGATGAAAAGAGGTGGGTAA